A window of the Leucothrix mucor DSM 2157 genome harbors these coding sequences:
- the mtaB gene encoding tRNA (N(6)-L-threonylcarbamoyladenosine(37)-C(2))-methylthiotransferase MtaB gives MKVHLKALGCRLNEAELEQWSHAFRAEGHSMVTDHQDADVVVVNTCAVTADAGKKSRKLMNRLYRENPESKLVVSGCYATLEADKVADHLGVDLVVPNPQKDQLPQMVMDKFEANTMPLIAMEPGESNLFQRGRQRAFIKIQDGCRYRCTFCIVTVARGDERSRTIADILDEVQRLQTQGINEIVLTGVHVGGYGSDLDTSLFDLVKAILSETDIQRIRFASVEPWDLPDEFFGLFEDPRLMPHMHLPLQSGSDTVLRRMSRRCKTDSFRHLVEQARQSVPGFNVTSDIIVGFPGETEAEWQQTMEYVESVGFGHLHIFSYSPREGTKASRLPNPVDELIKKERSLEMHALAERLKQDFAMQHVGQTVPVLWERQKLQGTTAIYAGYTPNFMKVETSVTNAVLLENRIVNTQLIGYDEQNQTLTGKVG, from the coding sequence ATGAAAGTGCATTTGAAAGCCTTGGGCTGTCGTCTTAATGAAGCAGAATTGGAGCAATGGTCACATGCATTTCGTGCTGAAGGGCACTCGATGGTTACCGATCATCAGGATGCTGATGTGGTTGTCGTTAATACCTGTGCAGTTACTGCTGATGCTGGAAAAAAATCGCGCAAACTGATGAATCGCTTATACCGCGAAAATCCGGAATCAAAGCTAGTAGTCAGTGGCTGCTATGCGACTTTGGAAGCGGATAAGGTTGCAGATCATTTGGGTGTTGACTTGGTAGTGCCAAACCCTCAGAAAGATCAGCTGCCGCAAATGGTTATGGACAAATTTGAAGCCAATACCATGCCATTAATTGCGATGGAGCCTGGTGAAAGTAATTTATTTCAACGTGGTCGCCAGCGTGCTTTCATTAAAATTCAGGATGGCTGTCGTTATCGTTGTACTTTTTGCATCGTTACCGTGGCTCGTGGTGATGAGCGTAGTCGTACAATTGCGGATATTTTGGATGAAGTTCAGCGATTGCAGACTCAAGGTATTAATGAGATCGTACTGACCGGTGTGCATGTTGGTGGTTACGGCAGTGATTTAGATACTTCTTTGTTTGATTTGGTTAAAGCCATTTTGAGTGAGACTGATATTCAACGCATTCGTTTTGCATCGGTTGAGCCTTGGGATTTACCCGATGAGTTTTTTGGCTTGTTTGAAGACCCACGCTTGATGCCACATATGCACCTTCCATTACAAAGTGGTTCTGATACTGTTTTACGACGCATGTCACGCCGCTGTAAGACTGACTCATTCCGCCATTTGGTAGAGCAAGCTCGCCAAAGTGTTCCAGGTTTTAATGTCACTAGCGACATCATTGTAGGCTTCCCCGGCGAAACTGAAGCTGAGTGGCAGCAAACTATGGAATATGTGGAATCCGTTGGTTTTGGTCATTTGCATATTTTCTCTTATTCGCCGCGAGAAGGCACCAAAGCTTCACGTCTACCTAATCCGGTTGATGAGTTAATTAAGAAAGAGCGTAGTCTAGAAATGCACGCGTTGGCTGAGCGTCTTAAACAGGATTTCGCCATGCAGCATGTCGGTCAGACAGTTCCAGTGTTATGGGAGCGTCAAAAGTTGCAGGGTACGACGGCGATCTACGCAGGCTACACGCCTAACTTTATGAAAGTTGAAACTTCTGTCACTAACGCGGTCTTACTAGAGAACCGCATCGTTAATACTCAATTGATTGGGTATGACGAGCAAAACCAAACGCTGACAGGTAAGGTAGGATGA
- a CDS encoding 5-formyltetrahydrofolate cyclo-ligase produces MQENQQRIRHQVCAQRAALSVEDQTSFSAQICQNILDSGCLESAQHIAFYLPIRGEADPTTLQAQLAKNHPDRTFYVPILPEDKQAKLTFAAYKPDSAMIINRFGILEPDLSQTEILEDATKLDAVIMPLVAIDPLGNRIGMGGGYYDRTFAFKHQDNAPQLPQLIAFAYDFQMIETQTPQPWDVPAEAIATQSSFLRIKSAGY; encoded by the coding sequence ATGCAGGAAAATCAGCAACGTATTCGTCACCAGGTCTGTGCGCAGCGGGCTGCCTTAAGTGTTGAAGACCAAACGAGTTTCTCAGCACAGATTTGCCAAAATATTTTGGATAGCGGTTGTCTGGAATCAGCGCAGCATATTGCTTTTTACCTGCCGATCCGTGGCGAAGCAGACCCCACTACCCTGCAAGCTCAGCTAGCGAAAAACCATCCCGATAGAACTTTTTATGTGCCTATTTTACCGGAAGATAAACAGGCGAAACTGACGTTTGCGGCCTACAAACCTGATTCAGCCATGATCATTAATCGCTTTGGGATTTTGGAGCCGGATTTAAGCCAGACGGAAATATTGGAAGATGCTACAAAGCTGGATGCTGTGATCATGCCATTAGTAGCGATTGATCCATTAGGAAATCGCATCGGTATGGGTGGTGGCTATTACGATCGAACTTTTGCATTCAAACATCAAGACAATGCACCGCAACTGCCCCAGCTCATCGCATTTGCTTATGACTTCCAAATGATAGAAACACAAACGCCCCAGCCATGGGATGTCCCGGCTGAGGCGATTGCGACACAAAGCAGCTTCTTGCGAATTAAATCCGCTGGCTATTAG
- a CDS encoding transglycosylase SLT domain-containing protein — MGKPRNLSLAIAAALSMSAITGCSSIGSSRIKAIPDQASASSPTIVHEKVAYLSATRSRAPQTSYAPQPQAATHNHPAYQQSNGDVDLLYAAQVLLNQPAARPQARPAARPKTLSYPAPQAARKVYRAPKKAQPQTYRVASNQSILDDPAYRQVLLQLAGMAPDPVQQAYQAPAPKQVQRPTPARAAPSKNQPQVASSNMFDVPGEDMWDHVKNGYGMGNHGNRRVVQHFARVYGQKPERLQRIANRATGYLHIVVTELKRRGMPTELALLPFVESAYVNTAYSHAGAAGMWQFIPSTGRMYGLKQNKGFDGRMDTLESTRAALDYLQKLHRQFNGDWFLALAAYNAGEGRVSRAIKYNRARGRKTDYWSIKLPRETREYVPRLLAYKEIIARPASYGFRLNKTPNMPKLVEIHVNKPVNLRKAAMHAGLQADTLTDLNPNFLKGVTTPRVSKRILLPRNQAGRLAHVIHQLPAERPVSISRTRVAKASKKRTKRYSKKRSKARTYRVKRGETIYKIAMRHGMTVNKLKRLNGLRSSRINAGARLKVI; from the coding sequence ATGGGAAAGCCAAGAAATCTCTCGCTCGCGATTGCGGCGGCACTTTCGATGTCCGCGATTACAGGATGCAGCAGTATCGGTTCCAGCAGAATCAAAGCTATTCCTGATCAAGCCTCCGCCAGCTCTCCAACAATTGTTCATGAGAAGGTTGCCTACTTAAGTGCGACCCGCTCACGAGCTCCGCAGACTAGCTATGCACCACAGCCACAGGCTGCGACTCATAATCATCCGGCCTATCAGCAATCAAACGGTGATGTTGACCTGCTTTATGCGGCACAGGTTTTATTAAACCAGCCAGCAGCACGCCCTCAAGCCCGTCCTGCAGCACGACCAAAAACGCTTAGCTACCCTGCCCCACAAGCAGCGCGTAAAGTATATCGTGCACCTAAAAAAGCGCAGCCACAAACTTATCGGGTTGCGAGTAATCAGTCAATTTTAGATGATCCGGCTTACCGTCAAGTATTGCTGCAATTAGCAGGCATGGCACCAGATCCGGTTCAACAGGCTTATCAAGCCCCAGCTCCAAAACAAGTTCAGCGCCCGACTCCTGCACGCGCAGCGCCAAGTAAAAACCAACCACAAGTTGCAAGCTCGAACATGTTCGATGTACCTGGTGAAGACATGTGGGACCACGTTAAAAATGGTTACGGCATGGGCAACCATGGAAATCGCCGCGTAGTACAACATTTTGCACGCGTTTATGGCCAGAAGCCTGAGCGTTTGCAGCGTATTGCCAACCGCGCAACGGGCTATCTGCACATTGTAGTGACTGAATTAAAACGTCGCGGCATGCCAACTGAACTGGCTTTATTGCCATTTGTAGAAAGCGCCTATGTAAATACGGCTTACTCTCACGCCGGTGCTGCCGGAATGTGGCAGTTTATTCCGTCAACAGGTCGCATGTACGGACTTAAGCAAAACAAAGGCTTTGATGGTCGGATGGATACGCTAGAGTCGACCCGTGCTGCTTTGGATTATTTACAGAAATTGCACCGCCAATTTAATGGTGATTGGTTCCTGGCACTCGCGGCTTACAATGCCGGTGAAGGTCGAGTTTCACGCGCCATTAAATACAATCGTGCTCGTGGCCGCAAAACGGACTACTGGAGCATCAAGCTACCACGCGAGACTCGTGAATATGTCCCACGTTTGTTGGCCTATAAAGAGATCATTGCTCGCCCTGCGTCTTATGGTTTCCGTTTGAACAAAACACCAAACATGCCGAAACTGGTCGAGATTCACGTCAACAAGCCAGTAAATCTGCGTAAAGCAGCGATGCATGCGGGTCTTCAGGCCGATACCCTGACTGACTTAAACCCTAACTTCCTGAAAGGTGTTACCACACCACGGGTTAGTAAGCGGATTTTATTGCCTCGCAACCAAGCGGGTCGTTTAGCGCACGTTATTCATCAATTGCCTGCTGAAAGACCAGTGAGTATTTCACGAACTCGTGTTGCAAAAGCTAGCAAGAAACGCACTAAGCGTTATAGCAAAAAGCGCAGTAAGGCGAGAACTTATCGGGTTAAGCGCGGCGAGACGATCTATAAGATTGCCATGCGCCACGGTATGACAGTAAACAAGTTGAAGCGTTTGAATGGCCTACGCTCAAGCCGCATCAATGCTGGCGCACGTCTGAAAGTGATCTGA
- a CDS encoding class I SAM-dependent methyltransferase has product MQIHDSNLQICQKWYKTLAGQQALAQLDTLCQTYMEDVYGYYAVEIGALSGHTNFLRHSRIAFNATLGEDKLVNDIIATPENIPLTPDDIDLVLATHVLETCQDPHKVLREIDRILNPHGEVIMIGFNPWSLMRSAGALKNTVDLPGPARVRDWFSLLGFEVKDMQYLGFRPGLQSEKLYRRLSWLEPLGKLAWPLFSNLYVIHAKKQVIARRPYKKVWQSPILLTGGKVALNRTAQRVRRENYSG; this is encoded by the coding sequence ATGCAAATTCACGACTCTAATCTGCAAATTTGCCAGAAATGGTATAAAACACTGGCCGGCCAACAGGCTCTAGCTCAGTTGGATACCTTGTGCCAAACGTATATGGAAGATGTCTACGGCTACTATGCGGTGGAAATCGGTGCACTGAGTGGGCATACCAACTTTCTGCGACATAGCCGTATCGCGTTTAATGCAACGCTGGGTGAAGACAAACTCGTCAACGACATCATTGCCACTCCGGAGAATATACCGTTAACACCTGATGATATTGATTTGGTATTGGCGACACACGTTCTGGAGACTTGCCAAGACCCGCATAAAGTCCTGCGAGAAATTGATCGTATTCTAAATCCGCATGGCGAGGTGATTATGATTGGTTTTAATCCATGGTCATTGATGCGTTCGGCTGGGGCTTTAAAAAACACGGTTGATCTGCCGGGGCCTGCACGTGTACGTGACTGGTTCTCTTTACTGGGTTTTGAAGTCAAAGATATGCAATACCTTGGCTTTCGTCCGGGCCTTCAAAGTGAAAAACTGTACCGGCGCCTGTCTTGGTTAGAGCCTCTTGGAAAGCTGGCTTGGCCATTATTTAGTAATCTGTATGTGATTCATGCCAAGAAGCAAGTGATTGCAAGACGACCTTATAAAAAGGTTTGGCAGTCGCCAATCTTGCTCACGGGTGGTAAAGTTGCGCTCAATCGCACCGCTCAGCGCGTGCGTAGAGAAAACTATTCCGGCTAA
- the rnhA gene encoding ribonuclease HI → MTDKKTVELFTDGGCRGNPGPGGWGTLLRFGNHEKELYGYEAETTNNRMELMAAICGLETLSEPCKVTLTTDSQYVRQGITNWIKGWKAKNWKTAANKPVKNKDLWQRLDAASAMHDIEWCWVKGHSGHAENERVDELANLAMDKKAGSE, encoded by the coding sequence ATGACAGATAAAAAAACAGTAGAACTGTTTACGGATGGCGGCTGCCGTGGCAACCCGGGTCCTGGCGGTTGGGGCACCTTATTGCGCTTCGGTAACCATGAAAAAGAGCTTTATGGCTATGAAGCGGAAACAACGAACAACCGCATGGAGTTGATGGCTGCAATTTGTGGTTTAGAGACTTTGTCTGAGCCGTGCAAAGTCACGTTAACCACCGACTCTCAATATGTACGGCAAGGCATTACCAATTGGATTAAAGGCTGGAAAGCAAAAAACTGGAAAACGGCCGCCAATAAACCCGTTAAAAATAAAGACCTTTGGCAGCGTTTAGATGCGGCTAGCGCAATGCACGATATCGAATGGTGCTGGGTGAAAGGGCATAGCGGCCACGCTGAAAACGAACGCGTTGATGAGCTGGCTAATCTGGCCATGGATAAAAAAGCCGGCAGCGAATAG
- the dnaQ gene encoding DNA polymerase III subunit epsilon: MRQIVLDTETTGLETRDGHRIIEIGCVEMIDRKMTGNNYHQYLQPDRLIDEEALAVHGITPEFLSDKPRFNEVARDFLEYIQGAELIIHNAPFDIGFLNYELSLLGPDWGNIESRCKITDSLVMAREMYPGQRNSLDALCKRLDINNSHRELHGALLDSEILGDVYLGMTGGQVTMTLETSNTRKNTEEEDEGGEAGILSAASLKLRVVRANDDELAAHNARMEAIEKAAGKPVWH, from the coding sequence GTGCGACAAATTGTACTGGATACTGAAACCACGGGTCTTGAGACGCGTGATGGTCACCGCATCATCGAGATCGGTTGTGTTGAGATGATCGACCGCAAAATGACCGGCAACAACTATCACCAATACTTACAGCCCGATCGCCTGATCGACGAAGAAGCCTTGGCAGTCCACGGGATTACACCCGAATTTTTGTCTGATAAGCCGCGTTTTAACGAAGTGGCCAGAGACTTTCTGGAATACATTCAGGGCGCAGAGCTAATCATTCACAATGCGCCGTTTGATATTGGATTCTTAAATTACGAGCTAAGTTTACTGGGGCCGGACTGGGGCAATATTGAGTCTCGTTGCAAAATTACCGACTCGCTGGTGATGGCGCGTGAAATGTATCCGGGGCAGCGTAACTCACTGGATGCCTTATGTAAGCGTTTGGATATCAATAACTCGCATCGTGAGCTTCACGGCGCACTGCTTGACTCCGAGATTTTGGGTGATGTGTATCTGGGAATGACCGGTGGACAGGTCACCATGACACTGGAAACCAGTAATACTCGCAAGAATACCGAAGAGGAAGATGAGGGCGGCGAAGCCGGTATCCTCAGTGCTGCCTCTCTGAAACTGCGAGTAGTTCGTGCGAATGACGATGAGCTTGCCGCGCATAATGCACGGATGGAAGCCATTGAAAAAGCCGCCGGCAAGCCCGTCTGGCACTAG
- a CDS encoding phosphatase PAP2 family protein, whose product MMTRSPKFPLIVSFILIDAVFIFLLGGFNESLFLALNSAFASLPASFWQVVTSLSDPLIAPLITFSLFYRHPTFLRALFIAILIGMALNYGLKNAFAVPRPEAVLVSAAFNKIGPALTSFSFPSGHTLTVFLMAGLISAWYQHRNLSVLVFVVATLIALSRIAVGAHWPADVAFGAVLGWFGGWAAVKICTYLPAIIPDKTQMALYGLTLFIGIYAVIAKTPYPDAQWLNTAAALFVIAYSVRKLTELIHLNKN is encoded by the coding sequence ATGATGACAAGATCACCAAAATTCCCATTGATTGTCAGCTTTATTTTGATTGATGCTGTATTTATTTTTTTGCTGGGTGGGTTTAATGAAAGTCTGTTCTTAGCATTGAACAGCGCCTTTGCCAGTCTGCCTGCAAGCTTTTGGCAGGTGGTTACTTCACTATCAGACCCGTTGATTGCGCCACTGATTACCTTTAGTTTGTTCTATCGACACCCTACCTTTCTTCGCGCCTTATTCATTGCGATATTGATTGGCATGGCGTTGAACTACGGCCTGAAAAATGCTTTTGCAGTACCACGGCCTGAAGCGGTTTTAGTTTCAGCGGCGTTTAATAAGATTGGCCCTGCTCTGACAAGTTTTAGTTTTCCATCTGGCCATACCTTGACGGTATTTTTAATGGCAGGCTTGATTAGCGCTTGGTATCAGCATCGGAATCTAAGCGTGTTGGTGTTTGTCGTAGCGACACTCATTGCGCTAAGTCGCATTGCCGTTGGTGCACACTGGCCAGCGGATGTGGCCTTTGGTGCGGTACTAGGCTGGTTTGGTGGCTGGGCGGCAGTGAAAATTTGCACTTACCTGCCCGCAATCATTCCCGATAAAACTCAGATGGCACTTTATGGTTTGACGTTGTTTATCGGAATTTACGCCGTGATAGCTAAAACCCCGTACCCTGATGCACAGTGGTTAAATACCGCCGCCGCTTTATTTGTGATTGCTTACAGCGTACGCAAACTCACCGAACTCATTCATCTAAATAAGAACTAG
- a CDS encoding DUF423 domain-containing protein, whose amino-acid sequence MPEYKKFLLIGAALAALGVLLGAFAAHGLEKVITDLRMLDRFETAVRYQFYHALGLILVFLLAKQGLASRLLQWSGRSMIAGILLFSGSLYIYVLSGTKWVVMFTPIGGVFFIVAWVLLFIAAWKHA is encoded by the coding sequence GTGCCTGAATATAAAAAGTTTCTGCTGATAGGAGCGGCTTTAGCAGCGCTTGGCGTGCTACTCGGTGCCTTTGCAGCGCATGGTTTGGAAAAAGTCATCACCGACCTGCGCATGCTGGACCGATTCGAAACCGCGGTACGTTATCAATTCTATCATGCACTGGGTTTAATCTTAGTATTCCTGTTAGCAAAACAAGGTTTAGCTTCTCGCTTATTACAGTGGAGTGGCCGCAGTATGATTGCGGGTATCTTGCTGTTTTCCGGCAGCTTGTATATCTATGTACTGAGCGGCACGAAATGGGTCGTTATGTTCACGCCGATCGGAGGTGTATTTTTCATCGTCGCTTGGGTCTTACTGTTTATCGCCGCCTGGAAGCACGCCTAA